A region from the Eleginops maclovinus isolate JMC-PN-2008 ecotype Puerto Natales chromosome 17, JC_Emac_rtc_rv5, whole genome shotgun sequence genome encodes:
- the LOC134879486 gene encoding zinc finger protein 862-like: protein MFCQFLDLVSIPDGTAITIAEAVKEVIIRKEIPQDRIFGLGTDGAAVMTGRRNGTAKLLTDSWPALVSVHCAAHRLALACKDAADGVPYMKIFRKHLQDLHLYFRNSANRTSALKAAASVLGVEDLKVTEVKDTRWLSQEKAISNLQRNLPAVLATLAEEAELKKDPVARGLYTYCATYRFVAAVHLQSDILPYLAQLSKLFQKEDINFMAIKNHVPVTIETLRIIKAAGERQPEGSFLAQVEEKVANLNISAEEDRVRRGTALPTDTLWARFQTQVMEPYIDGLIEHLELRFQQLGILGAFSSLGPQGPQADESRAISDLQLLAKQFPPISEMALLQEWQSYKVLITTVILKVSDSH, encoded by the exons ATGTTCTGTCAATTCCTGGATCTTGTATCTATTCCAGATGGCACAGCTATAACTATAGCTGAAGCTGTGAAGGAGGTCATCATAAGAAAAGAAATACCTCAGGACCGCATCTTTGGCCTTGGCACAGATGGAGCCGCAGTGATGACCG gaaGAAGGAACGGCACAGCAAAATTGCTGACTGACTCCTGGCCAGCATTAGTGTCAGTGCACTGTGCTGCTCATCGCCTTGCACTAGCATGTAAAGATGCAGCAGATGGAGTGCCATATATGAAAATATTCAGAAAGCACCTACAAGACCTGCACCTTTATTTTAGGAATAGTGCAAACCGCACCAGCGCTCTAAAAGCAGCTGCAAGTGTGCTTGGAGTAGAAGACCTGAAAGTCACA GAGGTTAAGGACACTAGGTGGCTATCACAAGAGAAGGCCATTTCAAATCTTCAAAGAAATCTACCTGCAGTGCTTGCTACACTAGCTGAGGAGGCAGAATTAAAAAAGGACCCTGTGGCACGGGGGTTGTACACCTACTGTGCAACTTACAGATTCGTTGCAGCTGTCCACCTGCAATCGGACATCCTGCCCTACCTGGCGCAGCTTTCAAAATTGTTCCAGAAGGAAGATATCAATTTCATGGCAATCAAGAACCAT GTTCCTGTTACCATTGAGACATTGAGAATAATTAAAGCAGCAGGTGAACGGCAACCCGAGGGCTCCTTTCTAGCTCAGGTTGAAGAGAAGGTGGCCAATCTGAACATCAGTGCCGAAGAAGACAGGGTGAGGCGTGGGACAGCTCTTCCCACCGACACCTTATGGGCACGTTTTCAGACACAA GTCATGGAGCCTTACATTGACGGACTCATTGAGCACCTGGAGCTGAGGTTCCAGCAGCTTGGGATTCTTGGTGCCTTTAGTTCCCTGGGACCACAAGGACCACAAGCTGATGAGAGTCGTGCCATCTCAGATCTACAACTGCTGGCCAAGCAGTTCCCTCCCATCAGTGAGATGGCACTTCTCCAAGAGTGGCAGAGCTACAAAGTCCTAATAACAACCGTAATACTGAAAGTGAGTGATAGTCATTAA